One window from the genome of Acidobacteriota bacterium encodes:
- a CDS encoding DUF3142 domain-containing protein — protein MDGFPPVMVWAWEREEDLRFLDCSQMGIAYLAGTLQLQDEEALMRPRFQPLRAPQGCRMMAVVRIESRSAALSLEQRQEAVKKILAVVPLERAHGLQIDFDARLSERGFYRALLQDLRREIPAQWPLSMTALASWCLYDGWLGGLPVDEAVPMLFHMGADGPRVRSFLDSGRDFRPPSARGSYGLYSRDTAPRLRPGRRLYLFHPEAWGKASLNTFLARVRP, from the coding sequence ATGGATGGCTTCCCCCCGGTTATGGTCTGGGCCTGGGAGCGGGAGGAGGACTTGCGCTTCTTGGACTGCTCCCAAATGGGGATCGCCTACCTGGCCGGAACACTGCAGTTGCAAGACGAGGAAGCGCTGATGCGTCCCCGGTTTCAGCCGCTCCGGGCGCCCCAAGGATGCCGGATGATGGCGGTGGTTCGGATCGAGAGCAGATCGGCCGCCCTTTCGCTGGAGCAAAGGCAGGAGGCGGTCAAGAAAATCCTTGCGGTTGTGCCCCTGGAACGGGCCCATGGACTACAAATCGACTTCGACGCGCGGCTTTCTGAAAGGGGCTTCTACCGTGCGCTGCTGCAAGACTTGCGCCGGGAAATCCCTGCCCAATGGCCGCTTTCCATGACGGCCTTGGCCTCCTGGTGCCTCTACGACGGCTGGCTCGGGGGACTCCCGGTGGATGAAGCCGTCCCCATGCTCTTCCATATGGGAGCGGACGGGCCGCGAGTACGCAGTTTCCTCGACAGCGGACGGGATTTCAGGCCTCCGTCCGCCCGCGGCAGCTACGGACTCTACAGCCGTGATACGGCCCCGCGGTTGCGCCCCGGGCGCCGCCTCTACCTGTTCCACCCCGAGGCCTGGGGCAAAGCCTCTTTAAACACGTTTCTCGCGAGAGTGCGGCCATGA
- a CDS encoding SUMF1/EgtB/PvdO family nonheme iron enzyme, which translates to MRTFVATLIALTGLGVVQAGELRIADVERIEPDKVGFTVSWKNAWRNARNRDAAWIFFKVRRQGADGPPRHAAIGPGGVWPASDSGEEASAVEPMLEIASDRSGLFVSCAQQCRGDIEWRLQASLERAGLEGELEVWAFGLEMVYIPEGDFWVGDTDQVARRHGSFFLSGAEGRPEGLVHITSEDALAVGPEAGKLYYEVNTRPRYEGDQQGPIPQAFPKGHQAFYVMKYEITQGQYAAFLNTLSDGATGFRAPFGGRDYYHYRGSILLEDGRYKAAHPQRPANFISWDDGCAFADWAALRPMTELEFTKAAQGPERPAASTFPWGTDSKERLLRRMRPDNNLERGGEAAESNLSDQTRDVLGASYYWVMDLAGSVWERVVSVGHPAGRAFEGSHGDGRTSYYGSATNEDWPRGDDDGGGYGYRGGGFYDHSQEEGLFNPYSPTAFRRFGAWGSAPRYKAYGFRAVRTAD; encoded by the coding sequence ATGAGAACATTTGTTGCCACTTTGATAGCTCTGACCGGACTCGGCGTCGTCCAGGCCGGTGAGTTGCGGATCGCAGACGTCGAACGGATTGAGCCCGACAAGGTGGGTTTCACCGTGAGTTGGAAGAACGCCTGGCGCAACGCGCGCAACCGCGACGCCGCCTGGATTTTCTTTAAAGTCCGCCGCCAGGGCGCGGACGGCCCGCCGCGTCATGCCGCAATAGGCCCCGGCGGGGTCTGGCCTGCCTCAGATTCCGGTGAAGAGGCTTCGGCCGTTGAGCCCATGCTGGAGATCGCTTCCGACCGCAGCGGCCTCTTCGTCTCCTGCGCGCAGCAGTGCCGGGGCGATATCGAGTGGCGCCTGCAGGCTTCCCTTGAGCGGGCCGGACTGGAAGGCGAGTTGGAGGTGTGGGCCTTCGGACTGGAGATGGTCTACATCCCTGAGGGCGATTTCTGGGTGGGCGACACCGATCAGGTGGCGCGCCGGCATGGCTCTTTTTTCCTTTCCGGTGCAGAGGGACGTCCTGAAGGGCTGGTGCACATCACTTCCGAGGACGCGCTGGCCGTGGGCCCCGAGGCTGGAAAGCTCTACTACGAGGTCAATACGCGTCCTCGTTACGAAGGCGATCAGCAGGGCCCGATTCCGCAGGCCTTCCCGAAAGGCCATCAAGCCTTTTACGTGATGAAGTACGAGATCACCCAGGGGCAGTACGCCGCTTTTCTCAATACGTTGAGCGACGGCGCCACCGGTTTCCGCGCTCCCTTCGGCGGACGCGACTACTACCACTACCGGGGCTCTATTCTCCTTGAGGACGGGCGTTACAAGGCCGCCCATCCCCAGCGTCCCGCCAACTTCATCAGTTGGGACGACGGATGCGCGTTCGCCGACTGGGCGGCGCTGCGTCCCATGACCGAACTCGAGTTCACCAAGGCAGCTCAAGGTCCCGAGCGTCCCGCCGCCTCCACCTTTCCCTGGGGCACTGACAGCAAAGAGCGCCTGCTTCGGCGCATGCGTCCCGACAACAACCTGGAGCGGGGCGGGGAAGCCGCCGAGTCGAACCTCAGCGACCAGACCCGCGACGTCCTGGGCGCGTCCTATTACTGGGTGATGGATCTGGCGGGGAGCGTGTGGGAGCGGGTGGTGAGCGTGGGGCATCCAGCCGGACGCGCCTTTGAGGGCAGCCACGGAGATGGACGCACCAGCTACTACGGCTCGGCCACCAATGAGGACTGGCCGCGCGGAGACGACGACGGAGGCGGCTACGGCTACCGCGGCGGCGGCTTCTACGACCATTCCCAGGAGGAGGGCCTTTTCAATCCCTACAGCCCTACCGCCTTCCGCCGCTTCGGTGCCTGGGGCTCGGCTCCCCGCTACAAAGCCTACGGTTTCCGCGCCGTCCGCACCGCCGATTGA
- a CDS encoding ABC transporter permease: MTLKSFASDYGMLAVLILLCAYFSWATLQEQPPRGAEAAEALADVLEGQTPEGASIAILSKGNPDGRRFARRLQERLQSAGLTVAATLQGDPPSVRSQMQEVTAGGTAIDILATTADYRLLAESLLETQPQVSSARVQLPPASHWPTFLLTENLLNVANQIVVIAVIAIGMTMVIITGGIDLSVGSLIALSAVAATWLIRWAGAAEASGTEMVLASLGGIVLSAAVGLFSGVMVTAVRIPSFIATLAMMQVASGLAFIISGGLPIYQVPDSYTALGRGQVFSIPMAVIVMVVLYLLAHLLMSHTPLGRYIYAVGGNAEAARLSGVRVQRIRLFVFAVSGAMAGLGGIVLASQLKSGSPTYGLTYELYVIAAVVVGGASLSGGRGKIFGTLIGALIIAVINNGMNLTNVESYTQKVVLGFVVLGAVVLDSLRKRAWKS, encoded by the coding sequence ATGACTCTCAAGTCCTTCGCCAGCGATTACGGAATGCTGGCCGTCCTCATCCTCTTGTGCGCCTATTTCTCCTGGGCCACTTTGCAGGAGCAGCCGCCCCGCGGCGCGGAGGCCGCCGAGGCCTTGGCCGATGTCCTGGAGGGGCAGACCCCGGAGGGCGCTTCAATCGCCATCCTCTCCAAGGGCAACCCTGACGGCAGGCGTTTCGCGCGCCGCCTTCAAGAGCGGCTGCAATCGGCTGGACTCACCGTCGCCGCCACGCTGCAAGGCGACCCGCCCTCGGTGCGTTCTCAGATGCAGGAAGTGACGGCCGGGGGAACCGCCATCGACATCCTGGCCACCACCGCCGACTACCGCCTGCTGGCCGAAAGCCTGCTGGAAACGCAGCCCCAGGTTTCCTCGGCTCGGGTGCAACTGCCTCCGGCCTCCCACTGGCCCACCTTCCTGCTCACCGAGAACCTGCTCAACGTGGCCAATCAGATCGTGGTCATCGCCGTCATCGCCATCGGCATGACCATGGTCATCATCACGGGAGGGATCGACCTCTCGGTGGGAAGCCTCATCGCACTGTCGGCCGTGGCCGCCACCTGGCTCATCCGCTGGGCGGGGGCGGCCGAGGCTTCGGGGACGGAGATGGTGCTGGCCTCGCTGGGAGGGATTGTGCTCTCCGCCGCAGTGGGGCTCTTCTCAGGCGTGATGGTGACCGCCGTGCGCATCCCTTCCTTCATCGCCACTCTGGCCATGATGCAGGTGGCTTCGGGACTGGCCTTTATCATCTCGGGAGGATTGCCCATCTACCAGGTTCCCGATTCCTACACGGCCCTGGGACGCGGGCAGGTCTTCTCCATCCCCATGGCCGTCATCGTGATGGTGGTCCTCTACCTGCTGGCCCACCTGCTCATGTCCCATACTCCCCTGGGACGCTATATCTACGCCGTGGGAGGCAACGCCGAGGCAGCCCGTCTTTCCGGCGTCAGGGTGCAGCGCATCCGCCTCTTCGTCTTCGCCGTTTCGGGCGCCATGGCCGGACTGGGAGGAATCGTCCTGGCCTCGCAGCTCAAGAGCGGATCGCCCACCTACGGACTCACCTATGAACTCTATGTCATCGCCGCCGTGGTGGTGGGCGGGGCCAGCCTTTCGGGAGGACGCGGCAAGATCTTCGGCACCCTCATCGGCGCCTTGATCATCGCCGTCATCAACAACGGCATGAACCTCACCAACGTGGAGAGCTACACCCAGAAGGTGGTGCTGGGATTCGTGGTGCTGGGCGCCGTGGTCCTCGACTCGCTGCGCAAGCGGGCCTGGAAGAGCTGA
- a CDS encoding sugar ABC transporter ATP-binding protein, which translates to MSEGAYSDLVQAGGKNSQQHGEDYFERSIRPLLLMEDIDKAFPGVQALKGAGLTVHAGEVVALMGENGAGKSTLVKCLVGIHQPDSGIVRYLGRRTRFDSPLKAIQAGIAVIYQEFNLVPELSVRENLFLGQEQARFWIDRAAEHGKALQVLQRLEADIDPEARVGRLSVAQQQAVEIAKALLLEAKVIFMDEPTAALSPREVDRLLEVIRDLRDEGLGIVYISHRLEEIFRIADAVTVLRDGELVGVRSTSQITRPELIELMVGRKVEAEFPRRDKEGDAEDPDASGPDEAKRTPLLEVRGLSAGKRVKDVSFSLYPGEILGLSGLVGAGRTDLARLIFGADPADSGQILLRGKPLPLRSPVQAIENGICLLNEDRKSQGLFLEHAVQANFAIASLAKFASLGWVRDGSIRRALQRYVERFRIRMPGVQAPIKNLSGGNQQKVLLARWLETHSEVVLFDEPTRGIDVGAKYDIYVLVNELASQGKGVLFISSEFPEVLGMCDRILVMHEGRLKGEVSDVANATQEDLLAMAVS; encoded by the coding sequence ATGAGCGAAGGCGCCTACTCCGACCTGGTGCAAGCGGGCGGCAAGAATTCGCAGCAGCACGGCGAAGACTACTTCGAGCGCTCCATCCGTCCGCTGCTGCTGATGGAGGACATCGACAAGGCCTTTCCCGGGGTACAGGCCCTCAAGGGCGCCGGACTCACCGTGCACGCCGGCGAAGTAGTGGCTCTGATGGGTGAGAACGGGGCCGGCAAGAGCACCCTGGTCAAGTGCCTAGTGGGCATTCATCAGCCCGACTCCGGAATCGTCCGCTACCTGGGCCGGCGGACGCGTTTCGATTCCCCCTTGAAAGCCATCCAGGCCGGCATCGCCGTCATCTATCAGGAATTCAACCTGGTTCCCGAACTGAGCGTGCGCGAGAATCTCTTCCTGGGGCAAGAACAGGCCCGCTTCTGGATCGACCGCGCGGCCGAACACGGCAAAGCCCTGCAGGTGCTGCAGCGCCTGGAGGCCGACATCGATCCCGAGGCCCGCGTAGGCCGGCTTTCGGTGGCCCAACAGCAGGCCGTCGAAATCGCCAAGGCGCTCTTGCTCGAGGCCAAGGTCATCTTCATGGACGAGCCCACGGCCGCCCTCTCCCCCCGCGAGGTGGACCGGCTGCTGGAAGTCATTCGGGACTTGCGCGACGAGGGACTGGGCATCGTCTACATTTCTCACCGCCTGGAGGAAATCTTCCGCATCGCGGACGCAGTCACGGTGCTGCGCGACGGCGAGTTGGTGGGCGTCCGCTCCACCAGCCAAATCACCCGTCCCGAGCTGATCGAACTGATGGTGGGACGCAAGGTGGAAGCCGAGTTCCCGCGCCGTGACAAAGAAGGCGATGCAGAGGACCCGGACGCCAGCGGCCCAGACGAAGCCAAGCGGACGCCGCTGCTGGAAGTACGGGGACTCTCGGCCGGCAAGCGGGTCAAAGACGTCAGTTTCTCCCTCTATCCGGGCGAGATCCTGGGCCTGAGCGGACTGGTGGGGGCAGGACGCACCGACCTGGCCCGCCTCATCTTCGGGGCCGATCCCGCCGACTCCGGCCAGATCCTTCTGCGCGGCAAGCCGCTGCCGCTGCGCTCCCCGGTGCAGGCCATCGAAAACGGCATCTGTCTGCTCAACGAAGACCGCAAGTCGCAGGGGCTCTTCCTGGAACACGCCGTCCAGGCCAATTTCGCCATCGCCTCCTTGGCCAAGTTCGCCTCTTTGGGATGGGTGCGCGACGGTTCCATACGCAGGGCCCTGCAACGTTACGTAGAACGCTTCCGCATCCGCATGCCTGGTGTTCAGGCGCCCATCAAGAACCTGTCGGGGGGCAACCAGCAGAAGGTGCTGCTGGCGCGCTGGTTGGAGACTCATTCCGAGGTGGTGCTCTTCGACGAGCCCACCCGCGGCATCGACGTAGGCGCCAAGTACGACATCTACGTCCTGGTCAACGAGCTGGCCTCGCAGGGCAAGGGCGTGCTCTTCATCTCCTCGGAATTCCCCGAGGTCTTGGGAATGTGCGACCGCATCCTGGTCATGCACGAGGGCCGCCTCAAAGGAGAAGTCAGCGACGTCGCCAACGCCACCCAGGAAGACCTGCTGGCCATGGCGGTGTCTTGA
- a CDS encoding substrate-binding domain-containing protein, with the protein MLVFFLLCWTCCSPSPSSVEPDAGRQGLYQETYRPLYHFTPARNWMNDPNGLVFHQGEYHLFYQYNPEGDLWGHMSWGHAVSSDLLHWTHLPVALRDTPEKMYFSGSAVVDQRNSSGLGSRENPPLVAVYTAHLHSRDPLLQRQELAYSTDRGRTWTLYQENPVLDIGESDFRDPKVFWHEGGGRWIMAVSLANEKRIQFYGSPDLKQWDLLSEFGPAGAPDKHNWECPDLFELPVENGEEGETRWVLATDMGSAAIAGGSGAEYFVGTFDGTNFTSDDPPQRVRWVDYGADFYASQSFSNVPGGRRIWLAWMNNWDYARDIPTHPWRGMMSIPRRLSLRRVGDDLMLAQRPVQELQELRGPEKRLQNLAWGERGQAVSRAEVNQRLASQGISGASLEIMLRLRPGADGEPLGLSLRKGGQEGTLVGYAPAAGEVFVDRSRSGATDFHERFAARHAAPLQPDGDGSLTLHIFLDQSSVEVFAGEGVRVISDRIFPSPQSAAIEVFGPGGVIEELRVWPLKSVWRQQQARAEGVSPSRPRATLGVSLLTLSNPFFRDLAEGMRSEARRQGFEVLVTAGEFDTLKQYNQVADFIVKRVDAIVLAPCDSRSVATAINNANRAGIPVFTVDIACLAPDAEVVSHIASDNYGGGRLAAQALIEALGGSGKVAILDHPEVESVILRTKGFLEVVEEARRQGQADIQIVAQLPTSGVKDKAFKVAEDVLQSHPDLDAFFAINDVTALGAVAAVEKAGKQEQVKIVGFDGLPEGRQAIEDGKIYADPVQFPHEIGRRAVEAVAAYFVGVEVPEKVLVPTRLYRTGDAYPPTPSGGFQR; encoded by the coding sequence ATGTTGGTCTTTTTCCTGCTCTGCTGGACGTGTTGCTCGCCGTCGCCTTCGTCCGTTGAGCCGGACGCCGGACGCCAGGGCCTCTATCAGGAGACCTACCGTCCTCTCTATCACTTCACCCCTGCCCGCAACTGGATGAACGACCCCAACGGACTGGTCTTTCACCAGGGCGAGTACCACCTCTTCTACCAGTACAATCCCGAGGGCGACCTATGGGGGCATATGAGTTGGGGACACGCCGTATCGTCCGATCTCCTCCACTGGACTCACCTGCCGGTAGCGCTGCGCGACACGCCCGAGAAGATGTACTTCTCCGGCAGCGCGGTCGTCGACCAACGAAACAGCAGCGGCTTGGGCAGCCGGGAGAATCCGCCCCTGGTGGCCGTCTACACGGCCCACCTGCACAGCCGCGATCCGCTGCTGCAGCGTCAGGAGTTGGCTTACAGCACCGACCGGGGACGCACCTGGACGCTCTACCAGGAAAACCCGGTGCTGGACATCGGCGAGTCCGATTTCCGCGACCCCAAGGTCTTTTGGCACGAGGGCGGCGGACGCTGGATCATGGCCGTCTCGCTGGCCAATGAAAAGCGTATCCAGTTCTATGGGTCGCCTGACCTGAAGCAGTGGGACCTGCTCAGCGAGTTCGGTCCGGCGGGCGCGCCCGACAAGCACAACTGGGAGTGCCCCGACCTCTTCGAACTGCCGGTGGAAAACGGAGAGGAAGGCGAAACCCGCTGGGTGCTGGCCACCGACATGGGCTCGGCGGCCATCGCCGGCGGAAGCGGAGCCGAGTATTTCGTGGGCACCTTCGACGGCACCAACTTCACCAGCGACGATCCGCCCCAGCGCGTGCGCTGGGTGGACTACGGCGCCGACTTCTACGCCTCCCAGTCCTTTTCCAACGTCCCCGGCGGACGGCGCATCTGGCTGGCCTGGATGAACAACTGGGACTACGCCCGCGACATCCCCACCCATCCGTGGCGGGGCATGATGTCGATTCCGCGCCGGCTTTCCTTGCGCCGGGTGGGGGACGACCTGATGCTGGCGCAACGTCCGGTGCAGGAGTTGCAAGAGCTGCGAGGCCCGGAAAAGCGCCTGCAAAACCTGGCCTGGGGCGAAAGGGGCCAAGCCGTTTCTCGGGCAGAGGTCAATCAGCGACTCGCCTCGCAGGGCATCTCGGGCGCCTCTCTTGAAATCATGCTGCGGCTGCGCCCCGGCGCCGACGGCGAACCGCTCGGATTGAGCCTGCGCAAGGGCGGGCAGGAAGGCACTTTGGTGGGCTATGCTCCCGCCGCTGGAGAGGTTTTCGTCGACCGCAGCCGGTCCGGCGCCACCGATTTTCATGAGCGATTCGCCGCCCGTCACGCCGCCCCTCTCCAACCTGATGGGGACGGCAGCCTCACCCTCCATATCTTTCTCGACCAGTCCTCGGTGGAGGTGTTCGCAGGCGAGGGCGTGCGGGTGATTTCCGACCGCATCTTCCCTTCCCCGCAGAGCGCCGCCATCGAAGTCTTCGGCCCGGGCGGGGTGATCGAAGAACTGCGCGTCTGGCCCTTGAAGAGCGTTTGGAGGCAGCAGCAGGCCCGCGCTGAGGGCGTTTCCCCGTCCAGGCCGCGCGCCACCCTGGGAGTCTCGCTGCTGACCCTCTCCAATCCCTTCTTCCGCGACTTGGCCGAGGGGATGCGCAGCGAGGCCCGCCGCCAGGGATTCGAAGTGCTGGTCACGGCCGGCGAATTCGACACCCTCAAGCAGTACAACCAGGTAGCCGACTTCATCGTCAAGCGGGTGGACGCTATTGTGCTGGCCCCTTGCGACTCGCGCTCGGTGGCGACGGCCATCAACAACGCCAACCGTGCCGGAATCCCCGTCTTCACGGTGGATATCGCCTGCCTGGCGCCCGACGCCGAGGTGGTCAGCCACATCGCCAGCGACAACTACGGAGGCGGACGCCTGGCAGCCCAGGCCCTCATCGAGGCTCTGGGAGGATCAGGCAAAGTCGCCATCCTCGACCATCCCGAGGTGGAGTCGGTCATCCTGCGCACCAAGGGATTCCTGGAGGTCGTCGAGGAGGCCCGCCGCCAGGGTCAGGCCGACATTCAGATCGTGGCCCAATTGCCCACCTCGGGAGTCAAAGACAAGGCCTTCAAGGTGGCCGAGGATGTGCTGCAGAGCCATCCAGACCTGGACGCCTTTTTCGCCATCAACGACGTCACCGCGCTGGGTGCGGTGGCGGCGGTGGAGAAGGCCGGCAAACAGGAGCAGGTCAAGATCGTGGGCTTCGACGGGCTGCCGGAAGGCCGCCAGGCCATCGAGGACGGCAAGATCTACGCCGATCCGGTCCAGTTTCCCCACGAGATCGGACGCCGCGCCGTGGAAGCCGTGGCCGCCTACTTCGTCGGGGTCGAGGTGCCCGAGAAGGTGCTGGTGCCCACCCGGCTCTACCGCACCGGCGACGCCTACCCGCCCACCCCCTCAGGAGGCTTCCAGCGATGA
- a CDS encoding DUF1223 domain-containing protein: MGLTAMAGLAWVLAQQVSLWSGQGLGAASVEAAAEGFAADRGQPVPVVVELFTSEGCSSCPPADRLLSELAEQPIEGVRIIPLSLHVDYWNRLGWKDPYSDAQYSKRQRTYGELMRLRSVYTPQMVVDGRREFVGSNRGKALREIKAAASQSRPLMEVEVLDQPGENRIRLALRLDKLPDKYRAPLELMLAVTEYGLGMQVTAGENRGRRLAHDAVVRQLGSAVRLPQDAEDPFDYRATVRLKPEWKRDNLQVVAFLQDAQGAIHAAGTASLR, from the coding sequence TTGGGATTGACGGCAATGGCGGGGCTGGCTTGGGTGCTGGCCCAGCAGGTGAGCTTGTGGTCCGGACAAGGACTGGGGGCGGCCTCGGTGGAGGCGGCCGCCGAAGGGTTTGCCGCCGACAGGGGCCAGCCGGTGCCGGTGGTGGTGGAGTTGTTCACCTCAGAGGGTTGTTCCAGTTGCCCGCCCGCCGACCGCCTCCTCTCCGAATTGGCGGAGCAGCCCATCGAGGGAGTCAGGATCATTCCCCTCAGCCTGCACGTCGACTACTGGAACAGGCTGGGTTGGAAAGATCCTTACTCCGACGCCCAGTACAGCAAGCGCCAGCGCACCTACGGTGAACTCATGCGCCTGCGCAGCGTCTACACGCCCCAGATGGTGGTGGACGGACGCCGCGAGTTCGTGGGCAGCAACCGCGGCAAAGCGCTGCGCGAGATCAAGGCTGCGGCCAGCCAATCGCGTCCGCTGATGGAGGTCGAGGTGCTCGATCAACCCGGCGAGAACCGGATCCGTCTGGCCCTGCGGCTCGATAAGCTGCCGGACAAGTACCGGGCTCCCCTGGAACTGATGCTGGCCGTGACCGAATACGGGCTCGGCATGCAGGTCACGGCGGGCGAAAACCGGGGACGCCGCCTGGCCCATGACGCCGTAGTGCGCCAGTTGGGATCGGCCGTCCGCCTGCCCCAGGATGCCGAAGATCCCTTCGACTACCGGGCCACCGTTCGCTTGAAGCCCGAATGGAAGCGCGACAACTTGCAGGTAGTGGCCTTCCTGCAGGACGCCCAGGGCGCCATCCACGCGGCCGGGACAGCGAGCTTGCGGTAG
- a CDS encoding S9 family peptidase, with translation MTKMSPFPRFFHPLRLALLLMLPALALAGSMAAQEEHPFSVHDMLAMERVSSPAASPDGRHIVFVLRSTDLEADRGRTDLWLTPFEDPAPQRLTSHQASDFNPVWADERTVYFLSTRSGSSQIWKIRIDGGEAEQVSHLPLDVTSFVLSRQGDKAALSMEVFPDCENLKCTVDRLQQREKSSRSGVVYDQLFVRHWDTWKDGRRSHVFVMPLQGGPLTDVMKGMEADCPSKPFGGPEEYTFTPSGDGVVFTARVQGAKEPWSTNFDLYHAAADGFYPARKLTDNPAWDTQPVFSPDGNTLAYLAMQRAGFEADRFRIALRPWPEGETNLLTEEWDRSPGSFVFNGDGSEIYASAANLGQSSIFGINTATGEVQTLVEQGYNASPMAVRGQIAYLHDNLRAPAELYKLRPGAAYAEKMTEFNDARLASVAMGEFEQFTFKGWNDEDVHAYVVGPADLVAGRKYPVAFLIHGGPQGSFGNHFHYRWNPQAYAGAGYAAVMVDFHGSVGYGQDFTDSITGDWGGKPLVDLQKGLEAALARYPWLDGERVCALGASYGGYMINWIAGNWSDRFTCLVNHDGLFDMRMMYYVTEELWFPEWEHGGPYWKAAGQHEKHNPANHVDKWQTPMLVVHGALDYRVPLGQGLATFTALQRKEIPSKLLFFPDENHWVLSPANSIQWHEEVLKWMDRWVKE, from the coding sequence ATGACGAAGATGTCGCCCTTCCCCCGATTTTTCCATCCCCTTCGCCTTGCTTTGCTCTTGATGCTGCCGGCGCTCGCCCTCGCGGGCAGTATGGCCGCCCAGGAGGAGCATCCTTTCTCGGTGCACGACATGTTGGCCATGGAGCGGGTTTCTTCCCCCGCGGCCTCGCCCGACGGACGGCACATTGTTTTCGTGCTGCGCAGCACCGACCTGGAAGCCGACCGCGGACGCACCGACCTGTGGCTGACGCCCTTCGAGGATCCGGCTCCGCAGCGGCTCACCTCTCACCAGGCTTCCGACTTCAACCCGGTATGGGCCGACGAGCGGACCGTCTATTTTCTGTCCACCCGCTCGGGGTCGTCGCAGATCTGGAAAATCCGCATCGACGGAGGTGAGGCCGAGCAAGTCAGCCACTTGCCTTTGGACGTCACCAGCTTCGTCCTCTCCCGCCAGGGCGACAAGGCGGCCCTCTCCATGGAAGTCTTTCCCGACTGCGAGAACCTGAAATGCACGGTGGACCGTTTGCAGCAGCGGGAGAAGAGCAGCCGCAGCGGGGTCGTTTACGATCAGCTCTTCGTGCGCCACTGGGACACCTGGAAAGACGGACGCCGCTCTCACGTTTTTGTCATGCCACTGCAAGGCGGCCCACTGACCGACGTCATGAAGGGCATGGAGGCGGATTGCCCGTCCAAACCTTTCGGCGGACCCGAGGAGTACACCTTCACTCCCAGCGGCGACGGGGTGGTCTTCACGGCCCGCGTCCAGGGAGCGAAAGAGCCCTGGTCGACCAATTTCGATCTTTATCATGCCGCCGCCGACGGCTTTTACCCGGCCCGCAAACTGACCGACAATCCGGCCTGGGACACACAGCCGGTCTTCTCTCCCGATGGAAATACGCTGGCTTACCTGGCCATGCAGCGGGCCGGATTCGAGGCCGACCGCTTCCGCATCGCCCTGCGGCCCTGGCCTGAAGGCGAGACCAATCTGCTGACCGAAGAGTGGGACCGCTCTCCCGGCTCCTTCGTCTTCAACGGCGACGGAAGCGAAATCTATGCCTCGGCGGCCAATCTGGGCCAGAGTTCCATATTCGGCATCAACACCGCCACGGGTGAGGTTCAGACCCTGGTGGAGCAGGGTTACAACGCCTCGCCGATGGCGGTTCGAGGACAGATCGCCTACCTGCACGACAACCTCAGGGCGCCGGCCGAACTCTACAAGCTCCGTCCCGGCGCCGCTTACGCCGAGAAGATGACCGAGTTCAACGACGCCCGCCTGGCATCGGTGGCCATGGGAGAGTTCGAGCAGTTCACCTTCAAGGGCTGGAATGACGAAGACGTGCACGCCTATGTGGTGGGTCCCGCAGACCTGGTGGCCGGCCGGAAGTATCCCGTGGCCTTCTTGATTCACGGGGGACCGCAAGGATCTTTCGGCAACCATTTCCACTACCGCTGGAATCCTCAGGCCTATGCCGGGGCGGGTTACGCGGCGGTGATGGTGGACTTCCATGGCTCCGTGGGCTACGGGCAGGACTTCACCGACTCCATTACCGGCGACTGGGGCGGCAAGCCGCTGGTCGACCTGCAGAAAGGACTGGAGGCGGCTCTGGCGCGCTATCCCTGGCTGGACGGAGAGAGGGTATGCGCCCTGGGAGCTTCTTACGGCGGATACATGATCAACTGGATCGCCGGCAATTGGTCCGACCGCTTCACGTGCCTGGTCAACCACGACGGACTCTTCGACATGCGCATGATGTATTACGTCACCGAAGAGCTGTGGTTTCCCGAGTGGGAGCACGGCGGGCCCTACTGGAAGGCAGCCGGGCAGCACGAAAAGCACAATCCCGCCAATCATGTGGACAAGTGGCAGACGCCCATGCTGGTGGTCCACGGCGCCCTCGACTATCGCGTCCCCCTGGGACAGGGACTGGCAACCTTCACGGCCCTGCAGCGCAAGGAAATCCCCAGCAAGCTGCTTTTCTTTCCCGACGAGAACCACTGGGTGCTGAGTCCCGCCAACTCCATCCAATGGCACGAAGAAGTCCTCAAGTGGATGGACAGATGGGTAAAGGAATAG